The following coding sequences are from one Nicotiana tomentosiformis chromosome 3, ASM39032v3, whole genome shotgun sequence window:
- the LOC117272943 gene encoding uncharacterized protein isoform X3, which translates to MEIREMRALIERLFGELNARQDKYDITIQELKESIDSLKKPDVNASSAVCRNSSTPQEENMKGRGKTLTATKPKERRACLHCDEKLAHGNKKQVYLIEDESEDVADIPSVDPVTTEKEEIPMRISMDAVVEYSKPYEGCCVTGYYGKRPVNILIGLGGTTHNFIDESFADKLGCDIFPIKPRPVITPFGTVIVTCRACNNFQLLLKGAMCSVDLYCFHCRQIVTWY; encoded by the exons ATGGAGATTAGGGAAATGCGTGCGCTAATCGAGAGGTTGTTCGGAGAATTGAATGCCAGACAGGACAAGTATGATATAACGATTCAAGAGTTGAAGGAATCCATAGACTCGTTGAAGAAACCTGACGTGAATGCTTCCTCTGCCGTCTGTAGAAACTCATCTACGCCTCAG GAGGAGAATATGAAGGGACGCGGAAAAACCCTAACGGCCACTAAACCTAAGGAGAGGCGAGCCTGTTTACATTGTGATGAAAAACTGGCTCATGGCAACAAAAAGCAAGTGTATCTAATCGAAGATGAAAGTGAGGATGTTGCTGATATTCCATCTGTAGATCCTGTGACTACAGAGAAAGAAGAAATACCCATGAGAATATCTATGGATGCTGTAGTAGAATACTCTAAGCCATACGAAGGTTGCTGTGTGACTGGGTATTATGGGAAGCGACCCGTGAATATCCTAATTGGTTTAGGGGGAACTACACACAATTTTATCGATGAATCCTTTGCGGATAAGTTAGGCTGTGACATATTTCCAATCAAGCCTCGACCTGTTATAACACCTTTTGGGACTGTTATTGTGACCTGCAGAGCATGCAACAACTTTCAATTGTTGCTGAAAGGCGCCATGTGTAGTGTGGATTTGTATTGCTTCCATTGTCGTCAAATTGTGACATGGTATTAG
- the LOC117272943 gene encoding putative F-box protein At1g32420 isoform X1 — translation MKKELWSPSNDMLFEVLPKLSTKDLLKLKCVSKEWQCLISDRNFIQVQLKNMETPAGFFYQGKYQWCDEDYDWISYIPIATVATEVHNNVLDFLPENVVILDSRYGLICCRSIFPCNVPLIYICNPVNKEWKAIHWPNPSRESNITLVFEPLKKPIDEFTKFNVVIVSQDETSTEGNGYGYFCFNIYSSETGLWRRSGEICYCNHNMLKKGCVCVKGIIYCLTDGDQILMFDPENEISWLISVPLPRNQFNLKPEMCLGEAEGKLHYVLICEHGLQLWVLEDRFTSQWDLTFTISLEELENVNNKYLFRIAEKLASNFNTDDIPWIGTLAFKDNILLMRVSVNIYLYHFETRKMRHLCSLSALAPKPFFVATVVPYTMSLVPVAQSQ, via the coding sequence ATGAAGAAGGAACTTTGGTCTCCAAGCAATGATATGCTGTTTGAAGTACTACCAAAATTGTCTACTAAGGATTTGCTGAAACTGAAATGCGTGTCAAAGGAATGGCAATGTCTTATATCTGACCGCAATTTCATCCAAGTTCAGTTGAAAAATATGGAAACCCCTGCAGGTTTCTTCTACCAAGGTAAGTACCAGTGGTGTGATGAAGATTATGACTGGATTAGCTACATACCTATAGCAACAGTTGCTACTGAAGTCCATAATAATGTTCTTGATTTCCTACCAGAAAATGTTGTCATCCTCGATTCAAGATATGGACTTATCTGTTGTCGAAGTATCTTTCCTTGTAACGTTCCCCTAATCTATATCTGCAACCCTGTGAATAAGGAGtggaaagcaattcattggcCAAATCCGTCGAGAGAAAGCAACATAACCTTGGTTTTTGAGCCATTGAAGAAACCGATTGATGAGTTCACAAAATTCAACGTTGTGATAGTTAGTCAAGATGAAACTAGCACAGAAGGGAATGGATATGGATATTTCTGTTTTAACATTTATTCATCAGAAACAGGATTATGGAGAAGATCGGGAGAGATTTGTTATTGCAATCACAACATGTTGAAAAAGGGATGTGTTTGCGTAAAGGGGATTATATATTGCCTTACTGATGGAGACCAAATCCTCATGTTTGATCCAGAAAATGAGATATCTTGGTTGATAAGCGTACCACTTCCTAGAAACCAGTTCAATTTAAAACCCGAGATGTGCTTGGGAGAAGCTGAAGGGAAGCTACATTACGTGTTGATTTGTGAGCATGGACTTCAGTTGTGGGTGCTTGAGGATCGTTTTACGTCTCAATGGGATCTAACTTTTACAATCTCTTTAGAAGAGCTGGAAAATGTAAACAACAAGTATCTGTTTAGGATAGCTGAAAAGTTGGCAAGTAACTTCAATACTGATGATATCCCTTGGATTGGGACTCTAGCTTTCAAGGATAATATCTTGCTTATGAGGGTTTCAGTTAATATCTATTTGTATCACTTTGAGACAAGGAAGATGAGACACCTCTGCAGCCTTTCTGCTCTCGCGCCAAAGCCTTTTTTTGTTGCCACTGTGGTTCCATATACAATGAGCTTAGTTCCAGTTGCTCAGTCACAGTAA
- the LOC117272943 gene encoding putative F-box protein At1g32420 isoform X2, protein MKKELWSPSNDMLFEVLPKLSTKDLLKLKCVSKEWQCLISDRNFIQVQLKNMETPAGFFYQENVVILDSRYGLICCRSIFPCNVPLIYICNPVNKEWKAIHWPNPSRESNITLVFEPLKKPIDEFTKFNVVIVSQDETSTEGNGYGYFCFNIYSSETGLWRRSGEICYCNHNMLKKGCVCVKGIIYCLTDGDQILMFDPENEISWLISVPLPRNQFNLKPEMCLGEAEGKLHYVLICEHGLQLWVLEDRFTSQWDLTFTISLEELENVNNKYLFRIAEKLASNFNTDDIPWIGTLAFKDNILLMRVSVNIYLYHFETRKMRHLCSLSALAPKPFFVATVVPYTMSLVPVAQSQ, encoded by the exons ATGAAGAAGGAACTTTGGTCTCCAAGCAATGATATGCTGTTTGAAGTACTACCAAAATTGTCTACTAAGGATTTGCTGAAACTGAAATGCGTGTCAAAGGAATGGCAATGTCTTATATCTGACCGCAATTTCATCCAAGTTCAGTTGAAAAATATGGAAACCCCTGCAGGTTTCTTCTACCAAG AAAATGTTGTCATCCTCGATTCAAGATATGGACTTATCTGTTGTCGAAGTATCTTTCCTTGTAACGTTCCCCTAATCTATATCTGCAACCCTGTGAATAAGGAGtggaaagcaattcattggcCAAATCCGTCGAGAGAAAGCAACATAACCTTGGTTTTTGAGCCATTGAAGAAACCGATTGATGAGTTCACAAAATTCAACGTTGTGATAGTTAGTCAAGATGAAACTAGCACAGAAGGGAATGGATATGGATATTTCTGTTTTAACATTTATTCATCAGAAACAGGATTATGGAGAAGATCGGGAGAGATTTGTTATTGCAATCACAACATGTTGAAAAAGGGATGTGTTTGCGTAAAGGGGATTATATATTGCCTTACTGATGGAGACCAAATCCTCATGTTTGATCCAGAAAATGAGATATCTTGGTTGATAAGCGTACCACTTCCTAGAAACCAGTTCAATTTAAAACCCGAGATGTGCTTGGGAGAAGCTGAAGGGAAGCTACATTACGTGTTGATTTGTGAGCATGGACTTCAGTTGTGGGTGCTTGAGGATCGTTTTACGTCTCAATGGGATCTAACTTTTACAATCTCTTTAGAAGAGCTGGAAAATGTAAACAACAAGTATCTGTTTAGGATAGCTGAAAAGTTGGCAAGTAACTTCAATACTGATGATATCCCTTGGATTGGGACTCTAGCTTTCAAGGATAATATCTTGCTTATGAGGGTTTCAGTTAATATCTATTTGTATCACTTTGAGACAAGGAAGATGAGACACCTCTGCAGCCTTTCTGCTCTCGCGCCAAAGCCTTTTTTTGTTGCCACTGTGGTTCCATATACAATGAGCTTAGTTCCAGTTGCTCAGTCACAGTAA